A region from the Streptosporangium sp. NBC_01756 genome encodes:
- a CDS encoding LysR family transcriptional regulator produces MLDVVRLRVLAAVARHGSVTAAARELHYSQPSVSHHLAKLEAETGAKLIQRVGRGIRLTEAGRMLAERATEIIGRIDSASAELSAHVGLRAGRARLAAFPSALSTFVPEAAALLARDHPGLELRLTETEPPEALRMLRAGYVDVAVVFRYDDTEPEDDGIRLLHLMDDPSYLVTSGRTGTLASHRDSRWIGGCDRCRSHLLDLCGRAGFEPEICFTTDDIVAVQSLVAAGIGVTTLPGLALRAHRHPKVNAVELPGSIRQVYAATYGGPPVPPATTALLTALTSAIRPGLRQPRSTPEQGDLDEAPTSI; encoded by the coding sequence ATGCTCGATGTCGTACGGCTCCGCGTGCTCGCCGCCGTCGCCCGGCACGGATCGGTCACCGCGGCGGCCAGGGAGCTGCACTACTCCCAGCCCTCGGTCAGCCACCACCTGGCCAAGCTTGAGGCCGAGACCGGAGCCAAGCTGATCCAGCGGGTGGGCCGGGGCATCCGGCTCACCGAAGCGGGCCGGATGCTGGCGGAACGGGCCACCGAGATCATCGGGCGCATCGACTCCGCCTCGGCCGAGCTCTCCGCGCACGTGGGGCTGCGCGCGGGCCGGGCCCGGCTGGCCGCCTTCCCCTCGGCCCTGAGCACGTTCGTTCCGGAGGCCGCCGCCCTGCTCGCCAGGGACCACCCCGGCCTGGAGCTGCGCCTGACCGAGACCGAACCGCCCGAGGCCCTGCGCATGCTCCGCGCCGGCTACGTGGACGTGGCCGTGGTCTTCCGTTACGACGACACCGAGCCGGAGGACGACGGCATCCGGCTGCTCCACCTGATGGACGACCCCAGCTACCTGGTCACCTCCGGCCGGACCGGCACCCTCGCGTCGCACCGCGACAGCCGCTGGATCGGCGGCTGCGACCGATGCCGGAGCCACCTGCTCGACCTGTGCGGCCGGGCCGGGTTCGAGCCGGAGATCTGCTTCACCACCGACGACATCGTCGCCGTGCAGTCCCTGGTGGCGGCGGGGATCGGAGTGACGACCCTGCCCGGCCTCGCCCTGCGGGCCCACCGCCACCCGAAGGTCAACGCGGTCGAACTGCCCGGCTCGATCCGCCAGGTCTACGCCGCCACCTACGGCGGGCCCCCCGTCCCCCCGGCGACCACCGCCCTGCTGACCGCCCTGACCTCGGCGATCCGACCCGGTCTCCGGCAGCCGAGGTCCACGCCGGAACAGGGAGACCTCGATGAGGCGCCGACATCGATCTGA
- a CDS encoding ABC transporter permease, with amino-acid sequence MTLAIRSRPPGGAAVRRGRLPGGAVARRVAGHLVRGLVMVWVVATISFVIIREIPGDPVAGQYESLIQKGMSPEQAERAAAVLYGFLPTGSLWEQYVGYMGSLLHLDLGQSLSTPGVPVTTLIGAAARWTVLPVLAGTLLSFLLGVVMGVYAAIKRSGRLGDVLALSGSLLHGVPVYVIGLLLTAIFATLWPIMPSGGPVEIEAVPGLNPGYVGSLAHHAVLPVVTYTLASYGGWILAMKSNVVAVLGDDFILAAELRGLRRGVVFRYLARNAILPLFTVLALSIGMLFGGSIFIEEIFNYPGLGLLLVNSISTRDYALMGGTFLVITVGIVVANIAADLLYTAIDPRVRSGGSA; translated from the coding sequence ATGACTCTCGCGATCAGGAGTCGTCCCCCCGGCGGCGCGGCCGTCCGCAGGGGCCGCCTCCCCGGCGGCGCGGTCGCCCGGCGGGTGGCGGGCCATCTGGTCCGCGGCCTGGTCATGGTCTGGGTCGTCGCCACGATCAGCTTCGTCATCATCCGGGAGATCCCCGGCGACCCCGTCGCCGGGCAGTACGAGAGCCTGATCCAGAAGGGCATGTCGCCCGAGCAGGCCGAACGGGCTGCGGCCGTGCTGTACGGCTTCCTCCCGACCGGCAGCCTGTGGGAGCAGTACGTCGGATACATGGGCTCGCTGCTCCACCTCGACCTCGGGCAGTCGCTCAGCACACCGGGCGTCCCGGTGACCACGCTGATCGGCGCGGCGGCCCGGTGGACCGTGCTCCCTGTGCTGGCGGGCACCCTGCTGAGCTTCCTGCTCGGCGTCGTCATGGGCGTCTACGCGGCGATCAAACGGTCGGGACGGCTGGGCGACGTGCTCGCGCTGTCCGGTTCGCTGCTCCACGGCGTCCCGGTGTACGTCATCGGACTCCTGCTCACAGCGATCTTCGCGACGCTGTGGCCGATCATGCCGTCCGGCGGCCCGGTGGAGATCGAGGCCGTCCCCGGCCTCAACCCCGGATACGTCGGTTCGCTGGCGCACCACGCCGTACTGCCGGTGGTGACGTACACGCTGGCGAGCTACGGCGGGTGGATCCTGGCGATGAAGTCCAACGTGGTCGCCGTGCTCGGTGACGACTTCATCCTCGCGGCCGAACTCCGCGGGCTCAGGCGCGGCGTCGTCTTCCGCTATCTGGCCCGCAACGCGATCCTCCCGCTGTTCACCGTCCTCGCCCTGTCGATCGGCATGCTCTTCGGCGGATCGATCTTCATCGAGGAGATCTTCAACTATCCGGGGCTCGGGCTGCTGCTCGTCAACAGCATCAGCACCCGCGACTACGCGCTGATGGGCGGCACGTTCCTGGTGATCACAGTGGGCATCGTGGTGGCCAACATCGCCGCCGACCTGCTCTACACCGCGATCGACCCGCGGGTCAGAAGTGGAGGCTCGGCATGA
- a CDS encoding cysteine dioxygenase family protein → METTTLTRPGLAELVTGVRELTGRSTAPRTTAFAVADLLRERLPSPEILTEEERLGDPAHYVGHTLHTEAAFSILAVVWRPGQETVIHDHIAWCAFGVLQGVEYETLYRLDGDHLTEIGRTAGQVGEVSGFAPPGDIHRVRNIGDDTAISLHIYGADLGTAPSSVRRVYDLPVR, encoded by the coding sequence ATGGAAACCACGACACTCACCCGCCCCGGTCTGGCGGAACTGGTCACCGGGGTCCGGGAGCTGACCGGCCGGTCCACCGCTCCGAGGACGACGGCCTTCGCCGTGGCCGACCTGCTGCGTGAGCGGCTGCCCTCCCCGGAGATCCTCACCGAGGAGGAACGCCTCGGAGACCCCGCCCACTACGTCGGCCACACCCTCCACACCGAGGCAGCCTTCTCGATCCTCGCCGTGGTCTGGCGGCCCGGCCAGGAGACCGTGATCCACGACCACATCGCGTGGTGCGCGTTCGGGGTCCTGCAAGGGGTCGAGTACGAGACGCTCTACCGCCTCGACGGCGACCACCTGACGGAGATCGGCCGGACGGCCGGTCAGGTGGGAGAGGTCAGCGGCTTCGCCCCGCCCGGAGACATCCACCGGGTGCGCAACATCGGCGACGACACGGCGATCTCCCTGCACATCTACGGCGCCGACCTCGGCACCGCCCCGAGCAGCGTCCGCCGCGTCTACGACCTGCCCGTCCGCTGA
- a CDS encoding ABC transporter substrate-binding protein has translation MKRLTAIVAMASIVTATACGTTGKSETDRSGGTYTTIDGTKQINASAPTNPFNPVGSVFNGYNGMALAWPKNDPTDPNRFYPAIARSWTAAPDGSAVVIHLQPNARWSDGKPLTSEDVRVSIGLAYSQGGTAYALDPKAAGAAAEIQVVDAKTISITQGANRSQMFLNNLLSTVIVPAHVYGRLLPAGFWKTLKIAQGADGPAAERAKSVITGMADKVISFRPPHDVSAGPFVLERVNPGAALLKRNPYFYDSAAVVPDKVKVLNYTSNEQIWNYLIAGKLDNAPFTSVPTAVMDRIRQTGGSRIVRGYSPVVTSLAFNQALKPYDNVHVRRALAYLIDRNQVTRIASPEGGTPAATTSGIHAKAARAWLGKGFDSLTRYGFDPVKAAAELKAAGMTRRGGTWAMPDGTPWKVEIHVPASFSDWVSAAQSISSQLNDHGIDAKVITAADYTLYLGDLAAGKYGIGFWLMGLGPAPYNIYQRLFGQANGWQMFGGRLKHVAPGSQGNWMGGAETAQVTGAGTVNPGELTARLNFAAPDEQKRIVGVLARVANEQLPVIQLWDYVNAQFVNTSRYTAFPPDDSEALRLSSGVWMQLGMIRRRQA, from the coding sequence ATGAAGCGACTCACGGCAATCGTGGCCATGGCGTCAATCGTGACCGCCACGGCCTGCGGCACCACCGGGAAGTCGGAGACAGACCGGTCGGGCGGCACCTACACCACGATCGACGGCACCAAGCAGATCAACGCCAGCGCGCCGACCAACCCGTTCAACCCGGTTGGATCGGTTTTCAACGGCTACAACGGGATGGCACTGGCCTGGCCCAAGAACGACCCCACCGACCCCAACCGGTTCTACCCGGCGATCGCCAGGAGCTGGACGGCCGCCCCTGACGGGTCGGCGGTCGTCATCCACCTGCAGCCGAACGCCAGGTGGTCCGACGGCAAACCGTTGACCAGCGAGGACGTCCGGGTTTCGATCGGCCTCGCCTACAGCCAGGGGGGTACGGCGTACGCGCTCGACCCGAAGGCGGCGGGTGCGGCGGCCGAGATCCAGGTCGTCGACGCCAAGACCATCAGCATCACGCAGGGTGCGAACCGGAGCCAGATGTTCCTCAACAACCTGCTGTCCACCGTGATCGTGCCCGCTCACGTCTACGGCCGGCTGCTGCCCGCCGGCTTCTGGAAGACACTCAAGATCGCCCAAGGTGCGGACGGCCCCGCCGCCGAGCGCGCGAAGTCCGTGATCACCGGGATGGCCGACAAGGTCATCTCCTTCCGGCCGCCGCACGACGTCTCCGCCGGGCCGTTCGTGCTGGAACGGGTGAACCCGGGCGCGGCGCTGCTGAAGAGGAACCCCTACTTCTACGACAGCGCCGCCGTCGTGCCGGACAAGGTCAAGGTCCTCAACTACACCAGCAACGAGCAGATCTGGAACTACCTGATCGCCGGCAAGCTCGACAACGCGCCGTTCACCTCGGTGCCCACCGCCGTCATGGACCGTATCCGCCAGACCGGCGGCAGCCGGATCGTCCGGGGCTACTCGCCCGTGGTCACGTCGCTGGCGTTCAACCAGGCACTCAAGCCGTACGACAACGTGCACGTGCGGCGGGCGCTGGCCTACCTGATCGACCGGAACCAGGTCACCAGGATCGCCTCGCCGGAGGGCGGCACCCCGGCGGCGACCACGTCGGGCATCCACGCCAAGGCGGCCCGGGCCTGGCTGGGCAAGGGGTTCGACAGCCTCACCCGCTACGGGTTCGACCCGGTGAAAGCCGCGGCGGAGCTGAAAGCCGCGGGGATGACACGGCGGGGCGGCACGTGGGCCATGCCGGACGGGACACCGTGGAAGGTCGAGATCCACGTGCCGGCGTCGTTCTCCGACTGGGTCTCGGCGGCCCAGTCGATCAGCAGTCAGCTCAACGACCACGGGATCGACGCGAAGGTGATCACCGCCGCCGACTACACCCTCTACCTGGGTGATCTGGCGGCCGGCAAGTACGGGATCGGGTTCTGGCTGATGGGCCTCGGGCCGGCGCCGTACAACATCTACCAGCGCCTGTTCGGACAGGCGAACGGCTGGCAGATGTTCGGCGGCCGGCTGAAGCACGTGGCGCCGGGCTCCCAGGGCAACTGGATGGGCGGCGCCGAGACCGCCCAGGTCACCGGTGCGGGCACGGTCAATCCCGGCGAGCTGACCGCCAGGCTCAACTTCGCCGCCCCGGACGAGCAGAAGCGGATCGTCGGCGTCCTCGCCAGGGTGGCGAACGAGCAGCTCCCGGTCATCCAGCTCTGGGACTACGTCAACGCCCAGTTCGTGAACACCTCCCGGTACACGGCCTTCCCCCCGGACGACAGCGAGGCGCTGCGGCTGTCGTCGGGTGTGTGGATGCAGCTCGGAATGATCAGAAGGAGGCAGGCATGA
- a CDS encoding ABC transporter ATP-binding protein, which translates to MITGNGITRTFKQRGNVLGGRDVPALRGVDFAVARGGAVSFIGESGCGKTTLGRIIAGLETYDSGELVIDGTSMSGLSHRRRQPYFRRIQLIHQDPYSALNPTRTIHQTLAAPLTLRAGQTGRPRSWIDERADELLALVGLDPGYVLPRYPHQLSGGMRQRVVIARALTVDPEMLVADEAVSMIDVSMRLGVLALLKDLRERLGVSVLFITHDIATARYIGDGGEVYVLYRGRIVEQGPTETVIADPVHPYTQSLLSAIPVLHGLERPGAERVVPVEAPDGGQDGTGCLFAGRCPFGTARCQSETPVLGHDGDTVQRHACFHPRRRNVIPLGVGA; encoded by the coding sequence ATGATCACGGGAAACGGGATCACCAGAACGTTCAAGCAGCGCGGAAACGTCCTCGGCGGGCGTGACGTGCCCGCCCTGCGGGGCGTGGACTTCGCCGTCGCCCGAGGCGGCGCGGTGTCGTTCATCGGCGAGTCCGGCTGCGGCAAGACCACACTCGGCCGGATCATCGCCGGGCTGGAGACCTACGACTCCGGCGAGCTCGTCATCGACGGCACCTCGATGTCCGGGCTGAGCCACCGGCGGCGGCAGCCGTACTTCCGCCGGATCCAGCTCATCCACCAGGACCCGTACTCGGCGCTCAACCCGACGCGCACGATCCACCAGACACTGGCGGCGCCGCTGACCCTGCGCGCCGGGCAGACCGGCCGGCCGAGGTCGTGGATCGACGAGCGGGCCGACGAACTGCTCGCCCTGGTGGGCCTCGACCCGGGGTACGTGCTGCCGCGCTATCCCCACCAGCTCTCCGGGGGCATGCGCCAGCGCGTGGTGATCGCCCGCGCGCTCACCGTGGACCCCGAGATGCTCGTCGCCGACGAGGCCGTCTCGATGATCGACGTGTCGATGCGGCTGGGCGTCCTCGCCCTGCTGAAGGACCTGCGCGAGCGGCTGGGCGTGAGCGTGCTGTTCATCACCCACGACATCGCCACCGCCCGCTACATCGGGGACGGCGGCGAGGTCTACGTGCTCTACCGGGGCCGGATCGTCGAACAGGGGCCGACCGAGACGGTCATCGCCGACCCGGTGCACCCCTACACCCAGTCGCTGCTGTCGGCGATCCCCGTGCTGCACGGGCTGGAACGGCCGGGAGCCGAGCGGGTCGTGCCCGTCGAGGCCCCCGACGGAGGGCAGGACGGCACGGGCTGCCTGTTCGCGGGGAGATGCCCGTTCGGCACCGCGCGCTGCCAGAGCGAGACCCCCGTGCTGGGCCACGACGGAGACACCGTGCAGCGGCACGCGTGCTTCCACCCCCGGCGGCGGAACGTGATCCCCCTGGGGGTGGGCGCGTGA
- a CDS encoding AAA family ATPase produces the protein MLIVMSGLPGAGKSSVAQELGRLLPAPVLSVDPVEAAIWRAGVDRRQPTGLAAYVVVEALASDVLALGQTVIVDAVNDARAAREQWRGLALRRNVVLRHIEVTCSDRSLHRRRLEGRQRDIDGFVEPAWASVEARRANFDAWDEDRLVLDSVAPLPGNVRIAMAHLRGAR, from the coding sequence ATGTTGATCGTGATGAGCGGCCTGCCCGGCGCCGGTAAGAGTTCCGTGGCCCAGGAACTGGGCCGTCTGCTGCCGGCGCCGGTGCTGTCGGTCGACCCGGTGGAGGCCGCGATATGGCGAGCGGGAGTCGACCGCCGTCAGCCGACCGGACTGGCGGCCTATGTCGTGGTGGAGGCGCTCGCCTCCGACGTTCTCGCACTCGGACAGACGGTCATCGTCGACGCGGTGAACGACGCGAGGGCGGCACGGGAGCAGTGGCGCGGCCTCGCCCTCCGCCGGAACGTGGTGCTGCGCCACATCGAAGTGACCTGCTCCGACCGGAGTCTGCACCGGCGACGGCTTGAAGGCCGGCAGCGCGACATCGATGGTTTCGTCGAACCGGCCTGGGCGTCGGTGGAGGCGCGCCGCGCGAACTTCGATGCCTGGGATGAGGACCGTCTCGTGCTCGACTCCGTCGCTCCGCTGCCCGGCAACGTACGGATCGCCATGGCCCACCTCCGTGGGGCTCGCTGA
- a CDS encoding ABC transporter permease encodes MTAITDAGEAAIPRAAAGNTRATLRRNFWRGVWRVMRRKPSRMAGVVIIAVFAAMGAFGPLLYPAHLPRDNSALYAPPSWTHPFGTDFEGTDVLALVVTGARYVLLAGLATAIITVALGTSIGLFAGFRRGRWDTLLMRITDMNLAIPGLPLLLVLSTVWKFTSPLEMGLVLGLLGWGGVARAVRSQTLSLRERGFIEAARGLGLPTTHIIGRELLPGMAPYIAMNMLIAVTGAVYAQVGLFFLGVLPFDANNWGVMLNFAVFNGGALTTPAALPYLLAPLLAILLLTLGIVLLIDAMDEIFNPRLREE; translated from the coding sequence ATGACCGCGATCACCGACGCCGGGGAGGCGGCGATCCCCCGGGCCGCCGCCGGGAACACGCGCGCGACACTGCGGCGCAACTTCTGGCGCGGCGTGTGGCGGGTGATGCGCCGCAAGCCGAGCCGGATGGCCGGCGTCGTCATCATCGCCGTGTTCGCCGCGATGGGAGCCTTCGGCCCCCTGCTCTACCCCGCGCACCTGCCCCGGGACAACAGCGCGCTCTACGCGCCGCCGAGCTGGACGCATCCCTTCGGCACCGACTTCGAGGGCACCGACGTGCTCGCGCTCGTCGTCACCGGCGCACGGTACGTCCTGCTCGCCGGGCTCGCCACCGCGATCATCACGGTGGCCCTGGGCACCTCCATCGGGCTGTTCGCCGGGTTCCGGCGCGGCCGGTGGGACACCCTGCTCATGCGGATCACCGACATGAACCTGGCCATCCCCGGCCTGCCGCTGCTGCTCGTGCTGTCCACCGTGTGGAAGTTCACCAGCCCCCTGGAGATGGGGCTCGTGCTCGGGCTCCTCGGCTGGGGCGGCGTGGCCCGCGCCGTACGGTCCCAGACGCTCTCCCTGCGCGAGCGGGGGTTCATCGAGGCCGCCAGGGGACTGGGCCTGCCGACGACCCACATCATCGGGCGTGAGCTGCTGCCCGGCATGGCGCCCTACATCGCGATGAACATGCTCATCGCGGTGACCGGTGCCGTCTACGCCCAGGTGGGCCTGTTCTTCCTGGGTGTGCTGCCGTTCGACGCCAACAACTGGGGCGTGATGCTGAACTTCGCGGTCTTCAACGGCGGGGCGCTCACCACCCCGGCGGCGCTGCCGTACCTGCTGGCCCCGCTGCTCGCGATCCTGCTGCTCACCCTGGGCATCGTGCTCCTCATCGACGCGATGGACGAGATCTTCAACCCCCGGCTGCGGGAGGAATGA
- a CDS encoding LysE family translocator gives MPDLTTLALFAAATLALLLVPGPAVLYIVTRSVAQGRGAGLVSVLGIHLGSVVHVAAAALGVSALLAASATAFAVVKYAGAAYLIWLGIRKLMARPDDTETAEPVVATRSRMFWEGFVVNVLNPKTAIFFLAFLPHFTDPSRGPIAPQILLLGMVWIALGMASDGAFALLASAMAGRLRRSARTRRRLDVTSGVVYLGLGAVAAFTGESAAAKA, from the coding sequence ATGCCGGATCTGACAACACTTGCACTGTTCGCCGCCGCGACGCTCGCCCTGCTGCTCGTACCGGGCCCCGCGGTGCTCTACATCGTGACCCGCAGCGTCGCCCAGGGCCGCGGCGCCGGGCTGGTGTCCGTGCTGGGCATCCATCTCGGTTCCGTGGTCCACGTGGCCGCCGCCGCCCTCGGCGTCAGCGCCCTGCTGGCCGCCTCGGCGACCGCGTTCGCCGTGGTCAAGTACGCGGGTGCGGCCTATCTGATCTGGCTGGGCATCCGGAAACTGATGGCTCGCCCGGACGACACCGAGACCGCCGAACCGGTGGTCGCGACCCGGTCCCGGATGTTCTGGGAGGGCTTCGTGGTCAACGTGCTCAACCCGAAGACCGCGATCTTCTTCCTGGCCTTCCTGCCGCATTTCACCGACCCCTCCAGGGGGCCGATCGCCCCGCAGATCCTGCTGCTGGGCATGGTCTGGATCGCGCTCGGCATGGCCAGCGACGGCGCCTTCGCGCTGCTCGCCTCGGCCATGGCCGGTCGGCTGCGCCGCTCCGCCCGCACCCGCCGCCGCCTGGACGTCACCAGCGGTGTGGTCTACCTCGGCCTGGGCGCCGTGGCCGCGTTCACCGGCGAGAGCGCCGCCGCCAAGGCATAA
- a CDS encoding ABC transporter ATP-binding protein, with product MTIGSAAPGVRIRDLTVVYKTPAGELPAVSGVDLNLTPGTITGIVGESGSGKSTLALSLLNAVQPPGRIARGSVEIDGLGDVLTLGGEDLRQARGRQVGYVFQAAQNSLNPLKTIGKQLLDLGRSHDVADLRALVRDAKDLLARMGMDGARVLDSHQHELSGGMRQRVGIMLALVLNAKVVVLDEPTTALDMITQATILRIIREIHEERALTTLVITHDVGAVAEVADDLAVMYGGRVVEHGPINEVIGAPAHPYTRGLIRAIPRLSGDISLARALPGRPPTLGTLPVAGCVFRERCDARMEICETAEPASAVHGGRTAACHALEHPSAPARRKEYA from the coding sequence ATGACCATCGGCTCCGCGGCGCCCGGCGTGCGCATCCGCGATCTCACCGTCGTCTACAAGACCCCGGCGGGCGAACTGCCCGCCGTCTCCGGCGTCGACCTGAACCTCACCCCCGGGACGATCACCGGTATCGTCGGCGAGTCCGGCTCCGGCAAGTCCACGCTGGCGCTCTCCCTGCTCAACGCCGTCCAGCCGCCGGGCAGGATCGCGCGAGGCAGCGTCGAGATCGACGGCCTGGGGGACGTCCTGACGCTCGGGGGCGAGGATCTCCGGCAGGCCCGCGGACGGCAGGTCGGCTACGTCTTCCAGGCGGCGCAGAACTCGCTCAACCCGCTCAAGACCATCGGCAAGCAGCTCCTCGACCTCGGCCGCTCGCACGACGTGGCCGACCTGCGGGCTCTCGTGCGCGACGCGAAGGACCTGCTGGCCCGGATGGGCATGGACGGCGCCCGGGTGCTCGACTCCCACCAGCACGAGCTGTCGGGGGGCATGCGCCAGCGGGTCGGCATCATGCTCGCGCTGGTCCTCAACGCCAAGGTGGTCGTCCTCGACGAGCCGACCACGGCCCTCGACATGATCACGCAGGCGACGATCCTGCGGATCATCAGGGAGATCCACGAGGAGCGGGCGCTCACCACGCTCGTCATCACCCACGACGTCGGCGCGGTCGCCGAGGTCGCCGACGACCTCGCCGTGATGTACGGCGGGCGGGTGGTCGAGCACGGCCCGATCAACGAGGTGATCGGCGCGCCCGCCCACCCCTACACCCGGGGCCTCATCCGGGCCATCCCGCGGCTGTCGGGTGACATCTCCCTCGCCCGGGCCCTGCCGGGACGGCCTCCCACGCTCGGCACCCTCCCGGTCGCCGGGTGCGTGTTCCGCGAGCGGTGCGACGCGCGCATGGAGATCTGCGAGACGGCCGAGCCCGCCTCCGCCGTCCACGGTGGGAGGACCGCCGCCTGCCACGCGCTGGAGCATCCGTCCGCGCCGGCGAGACGGAAGGAGTACGCATGA
- a CDS encoding PspA/IM30 family protein yields the protein MFKVIRRAWRYLVFALSGRLDELADPRVQIEQAIQEAKEQHQRLSQQAAAVIGNERELEMKLTRSLEETEKLQANARQAVLLSEQARAAGDERKALSYEDSARAFASRLVAAETAMQDAQLMHERARQSSAQARAAVENNAMALQKKIAERMRLLSQLDQAKMQEQLNKAMGDLSGLAPAGDTPTMNQVREKIEKRYARALGEAELTSNSVEARMIEVERAAIDVEGAARLEAIKESLNRDRKPGIES from the coding sequence ATGTTCAAGGTCATCCGCAGGGCCTGGCGCTACCTGGTCTTCGCCCTGTCCGGCCGGCTGGACGAGCTGGCCGACCCCCGGGTCCAGATCGAGCAGGCCATCCAGGAGGCCAAGGAGCAGCACCAGCGGCTGTCCCAGCAGGCCGCCGCGGTCATCGGCAACGAGCGTGAGCTGGAGATGAAGCTCACCCGCTCGCTGGAGGAGACCGAGAAGCTCCAGGCCAACGCCCGCCAGGCCGTCCTGCTGTCCGAGCAGGCGAGGGCCGCCGGCGACGAGCGCAAGGCGCTGTCCTACGAGGACTCGGCCCGCGCCTTCGCCTCCCGGCTGGTGGCGGCCGAGACCGCGATGCAGGACGCCCAGCTGATGCACGAGCGGGCCAGGCAGTCCTCGGCCCAGGCCCGCGCGGCGGTCGAGAACAACGCCATGGCCCTGCAGAAAAAGATCGCCGAGCGGATGCGCCTGCTCTCCCAGCTCGACCAGGCCAAGATGCAGGAGCAGCTCAACAAGGCCATGGGCGACCTGTCCGGGCTCGCTCCCGCCGGGGACACCCCGACCATGAACCAGGTCCGCGAGAAGATCGAGAAGCGCTACGCCCGCGCCCTCGGTGAGGCCGAGCTGACCTCCAACTCGGTGGAGGCCCGGATGATCGAGGTCGAGCGCGCCGCCATCGACGTCGAGGGCGCCGCCCGCCTGGAGGCCATCAAGGAGAGCCTCAACCGGGACAGGAAGCCCGGGATCGAGAGCTGA
- a CDS encoding CopG family transcriptional regulator produces the protein MVKTTVYLPEELEVRLDAEAAATGVSKAELIRRGTAMLLDNSARPSQARTLPVFHSGRPLIAEAMDDRIYEHIKERAARR, from the coding sequence ATGGTAAAAACAACCGTCTATCTCCCGGAAGAGCTTGAGGTGCGGTTGGACGCCGAGGCCGCGGCCACAGGTGTCAGTAAGGCCGAGCTCATCCGGCGGGGCACCGCGATGTTGCTCGACAACTCGGCGCGCCCCAGCCAGGCCCGAACATTGCCCGTCTTCCACAGCGGACGCCCCCTGATCGCTGAGGCCATGGACGACAGGATCTACGAGCACATCAAAGAACGGGCAGCGCGCCGTTGA